The genomic interval ACCCGCGACCGCTCTGAGGTGCTCAAGAGCGGGCAGCTGGTCAGAATCTACGTGAACGCCGTCCGAGCGCTCGTACACCCTCAGCTCCCAGTCTCGCCTCGCATCTATCTCGTCTGCCACGTACCTAACTCCTCTCTTGTGTCAACCTGACCACTGGCACCACAGCCACAACTCTCGCGAATCACCAATTCCGTAGACAAAGACACCGACCTGCGAGAAGACTTGCTCCGTTGAATTCTCGACAAGAGCAACTCGACAGCGACCTCACCCAACTCGCGCATCGGCTGACGTACCGTCGTGAGAGTGGGTGACACGTGCCGCGAAACCGCTATCGAGTCAAAACCCGTGACTACCACATCCTCCGGAATTCGAAGACCCTTCTCTCTGAGGACTCCAAGCGCTCCTATTGCCATCTCATCATTACCAAAAACGAGCACGCGCGGAAGGGATCCAAGGGCCACAAGCTCACCCATCGCGCGCCTACCACCCGCCTCCGTAAAACCACCTTGAACTGTCACTTCACCCGGTGGTGTAAGCCCAACCATAGTAAGCGCTTCACAAAACCCTCGGAACCGCTCGTTCGAGTCGGGCGATCCCGGAGGGCCGCCCACGAAAACCAGCTCGCGATAGCCATGGTGCTCGAGTAGGTGCAACGTGAGTTCTCTCATGCCATTACGGTTGTCGACCGACACCTGATCAAATGAACGTCCGCCTGG from Ferrimicrobium acidiphilum DSM 19497 carries:
- a CDS encoding LacI family DNA-binding transcriptional regulator codes for the protein MGDRPTIYAVAEHCGVSTTTVSRVMHDESFGSMRTRERVLNTAFELGWVPNGAARGLASRKAGMVGLLFPDLGEQGLAEEESPLYVDQVIRGAERVATRAGQAVVVAAVRPSGGKALAYSVAGKVDGLVIMSRSLSDRDVMAIARSVPVVLLAHRPGGRSFDQVSVDNRNGMRELTLHLLEHHGYRELVFVGGPPGSPDSNERFRGFCEALTMVGLTPPGEVTVQGGFTEAGGRRAMGELVALGSLPRVLVFGNDEMAIGALGVLREKGLRIPEDVVVTGFDSIAVSRHVSPTLTTVRQPMRELGEVAVELLLSRIQRSKSSRRSVSLSTELVIRESCGCGASGQVDTREELGTWQTR